Sequence from the Pseudomonas sp. LS.1a genome:
GCGGGTGGCTATCGCCCGCGCGTTGGCCCAGCAACCAAAAGTCATCCTGTTCGACGAGCCAACCTCGGCACTGGACCCCGAACTGGTGGGGGAAGTACTGGCCGTGATTCGTGAGCTGGCGCAAGAGGGCCGCACCATGATCATGGTCACCCATGAAGTGCGCTTCGCTCGGGATGTGGCGGATCGGGTGATCTTCATGGACGGCGGACACATTGTCGAGCAAGGGCCTTCGGCGCAGGTAATCGACAGCCCACGTCATGAGCGTACCCGCAGTTTTCTCGGGCGCATGGCCATGGAGGGCGCTTGATGGCGAACTTCGAGGTCTTTCTCGGGCTATTGCCCCTGTTGTTGAAAGGCGCGCTCACCGCCCTGGAAATCGCGCTGTGTACCTTGCTGCTGGCGAGTGCCGGTGGCGTGGTACTGGCCGTGTTGCTGACGTTCAGCCGCTCACGGCTGCTGCATGGCGTGGTCGGCTGTTTCATTGAGTGGATGCGCAATGTTCCCGCGCTGGCGCATCTGTTCCTGATCTATTTTGGTCTCTCCTACCTTGGTATCAACTTGCCCGCGTGGCTGGCCGCCATCGTTGGCTTGAGTCTGGTAGGCAGTGCGGTGTTGGCCGACATTTTCCGCAGTGGCTTGCAGTCGCTGCATGTCGGTCAGCATGAAGCCGGGTTGGCTGTCGGCCTGAGCCGGATGCAGATTCTGCGCTGCATTCTCTTGCCCCAGGCCCTGCGCCTGACGTTGCCAGCGTTCGCCAACTACGTCACGCAACTGATCAAGGACACCTCCATCGCCTCAGCCATTGCCGTGCCGGAGATCATGTTCCTGGCGCGCAATCTGGTGACGTCCACCTTCCAGACGTCGCTGATCTACCTGGCAGTGATGTGCATCTACGCCGTGATGATTCTGCCGATCGGTGTGGGATTCATCAGGCTCGAACGTCATCTGGGGAGTGCGCGATGATCAGTTTCTTTCAGCAATACCCGGAGTACTGGAGCGACTGGAGCGTCCGCCTGATGCTTGGTGCCCGGGTCACCGCCGAATTGTCCCTGTTAGGGTTCGCCCTGGCGGTCGTGCTGGGCGCGCTGCTGGTCTGGGCGATGCGAAGCCCGAGCGCGATTCTGAGGCGGTTGGCAGCGTTCTTTATCCAGAGCATGCGTGCAGTACCGCTTCTGGCGTTGCTGCTGGCCCTGTATTTCGCGCTGCCCAGCCTGGGGTTGACCTTGTCCGGCTATTGGGCCGGGGCCATCGGCCTGGGTTTGCAGGGGGCCGCGTACGTTGCGGAAATTCTGCGTGGCGGCCTGGATTCGTTGCATCGCGGCCAGCGCGAAGCGGCAATCGCGATCGGATTGACGCCGTTCAAAGCGTTTACCACCGTCATCCTGCCGCAAGTGTTTCGCGTCATTTTGCCGCCACTGCTCAACGCCTACGTGTCGATCCTCAAGGACAGCTCGTTGTGTGCCCTGATCGCCACCGACGAGTTGATGCTGGCAGCGCGGGCCATCGCTTCGGAAACCTTCCTGCCAATGCATGTCTTCCTGCTGGTAGGGCTGTTCTATTTCGTTATCGCCTTCCCTCTTTCAATGCTGTCGCGTGTGCTGGAAAAGCATGTTTCACGCGGACGCAAAACCGTGCGAGGTTGAACATATGAACACCATGGATCAGGTAGCTTCCCACAGCATTGCCCAGTTGCAACAGGCGCTGCAGGCCGGCTCGCTGACCAGCGAAGCGCTGGTACGTGCGCAACTGGCGCGCATCGAGCGTTTTGACGAGCAGCTGAATGCTTATGTCGAGGCCTATCCCTCGCGAGCCTTGAGTGCAGCCATTGCTGCGGATCGCCAACGTGCGGCCGGCATACACCTGGGGCCGCTGCATGGCATTCCTCTGGCGATCAAGGACTTGTTCGAGATCGAAGGGCAGGCCATCACGGGTGGTTCGTTGGCGCAGGAACCGCGTGTTTCGAGGCTGACCGCCACTGCAGTGCAACGCCTGGAGCGTGCCGGCGCGATCATTCTTGGCAAGGCCCAAACGGTCGAATTCGCTTTCGGTGGCTGGGGCACCAACGCGGTGATGGGCACGCCGTGGAACCCGTGGGACCGTGATGTCCATCGCGCTCCGGGTGGTTCAAGCAGCGGTTCGGCAGTGGCCGTGGCCAGCGGGTTGGCGAGCGCTGCGTTGGGGACCGATACCGGCGGTTCGGTGCGGATTCCGGCGGGTATGTGCGGCTTGGTCGGGTTGAAAACCACGCGTGGGCTCGTCAGCCGCCATGGCTTGATCGAGCTGTGCCCTTCGCTGGATTCGGTAGGGCCTATCACGCACACGGTTGAAGATGCAGCGTGGATGCTGGATGCCCTGCTGGGCCCAGACCCGCTGGATCCGGTTTCGGCCCAGGCACCGGTATTCAGCGCCGCTGCCGGTCTCGATCGGCCAGTAGCCGGTTTGCGCATCTGGGTGTTGCCGGAGGCCGAGCGAGCGCATGTCGCGCCCGGAGTACTGAAGGCTTACGACCTGGGGCTCAAGCAGTTGGCCGCGTTGGGTATGCAATTGATCGAACAGCCGCTACCCACGTCGTTGGAGCAATGCATGCGCATCGCTGGTGGCCTGATGAGCGCTGAGGGTTATGCCAGCCTGGGTCGCTTGTTCGAGCGTGACGACCTGCGTTTCGACCCCCATGTCCAACGGCGCATACTTGGTGGTCGCGCCATCGACGCGGCGTCGTATATCCAGTTGCACAATCAGCGCCGTGCCGCTCGGCAAGCCATGCACGAGGCCATGACCAACATAGACGCCTGTGTTTTCCCGACCAACGCTATTGGCAGTGTGCCGTTGGAGGAGGTCGACGAATATGGCACGCCACTGGCCTTGCTGGGGCGGTTCGCCAACTTGATGAACCTGTGTTCGGTGGCGCTGCCCATCGGGTTCGATGAAAAGGGTATGCCTGTCTCGATGCAGGTTGTCGGG
This genomic interval carries:
- a CDS encoding amino acid ABC transporter permease, encoding MANFEVFLGLLPLLLKGALTALEIALCTLLLASAGGVVLAVLLTFSRSRLLHGVVGCFIEWMRNVPALAHLFLIYFGLSYLGINLPAWLAAIVGLSLVGSAVLADIFRSGLQSLHVGQHEAGLAVGLSRMQILRCILLPQALRLTLPAFANYVTQLIKDTSIASAIAVPEIMFLARNLVTSTFQTSLIYLAVMCIYAVMILPIGVGFIRLERHLGSAR
- a CDS encoding amino acid ABC transporter permease; translation: MLGARVTAELSLLGFALAVVLGALLVWAMRSPSAILRRLAAFFIQSMRAVPLLALLLALYFALPSLGLTLSGYWAGAIGLGLQGAAYVAEILRGGLDSLHRGQREAAIAIGLTPFKAFTTVILPQVFRVILPPLLNAYVSILKDSSLCALIATDELMLAARAIASETFLPMHVFLLVGLFYFVIAFPLSMLSRVLEKHVSRGRKTVRG
- a CDS encoding amidase — protein: MNTMDQVASHSIAQLQQALQAGSLTSEALVRAQLARIERFDEQLNAYVEAYPSRALSAAIAADRQRAAGIHLGPLHGIPLAIKDLFEIEGQAITGGSLAQEPRVSRLTATAVQRLERAGAIILGKAQTVEFAFGGWGTNAVMGTPWNPWDRDVHRAPGGSSSGSAVAVASGLASAALGTDTGGSVRIPAGMCGLVGLKTTRGLVSRHGLIELCPSLDSVGPITHTVEDAAWMLDALLGPDPLDPVSAQAPVFSAAAGLDRPVAGLRIWVLPEAERAHVAPGVLKAYDLGLKQLAALGMQLIEQPLPTSLEQCMRIAGGLMSAEGYASLGRLFERDDLRFDPHVQRRILGGRAIDAASYIQLHNQRRAARQAMHEAMTNIDACVFPTNAIGSVPLEEVDEYGTPLALLGRFANLMNLCSVALPIGFDEKGMPVSMQVVGRAFAEPLILRIGHAYQQVSDWHTLRPEGWELADKAVA